The region CCGCGCTACGTGGATAAACTGTTTGGCGTGTTTCAACGACTGCACCGCGCCGAGGAATTCGAGGGCATCGGCATCGGCCTCGCCAACGTCCGCCGCATCGTCACCCGTCACGGCGGCCGCGTGAGCGCCGAGGGCCGCCCCGGCGAGGGCGCCACCTTCAGCGTCACGCTGCCGCTGCGGGGCCCGGCATGACCGACGCCCTGCCCGGCAGCGGTGAGCCGCTGCGCGTCCTGCACCTCGAGGACAGCGAACTCGATCATGAACTCGTCACCATGCATGTCGAGACGGAACTGCCCTGGCCGGTGGACTTCACGCGTGTCGAGGACGAACCGGAGTTCCTGCGGGCGCTGAGCGAGGTTCGCCCCCACCTGATCCTGAGTGATTTCGCGCTGCCCAGCTACGACGGCCTGAGTGCCTTCCGGGCCGCGCACGCGCAGGCGCCCAGCGTGCCGTTCATCATCGTGACCGGCGCGATGGGCGAGGAGACGGCCGTGGACACCCTGCGTGAGGGCGTCACGGACTACATCCTCAAGCAGCGCCTGGAGCGGCTGCCGTCCAGCATCCGCCGCGCGCTGAACGAGGTCGAGACCCGCACGCAGCGGGAACGGGCCGAGCGCGAGGTCCGCGAACTGAACGACCGGCTGCGCGCCCGCCTGGACGAGGTCGAGCGGCTTCGCAACACCGCCGAGCGGCAGAGTCAGCGTCTGGAGATCCAGGCCAAGCAGCTCGAGGAGGCCCTGAACCTCCAGAAGACGTTCCTGGCAGAGACCAGCCACGAGCTGCGCACGCCCCTGACGGCCCTGCACGGGTACCTGCGCCGCGCCGAGCGCGAGGCGGGCGGCAGTCAGACCCTTCAGGACGCGCAGCGCGTCGCGGAGAACATGACGCGGCTCGTGAACGACCTGCTGCAGCTGTCGCGCGGGGAGCTCGTGCAGAGCATCGAGATGCACTTCACGAACCTGGGGAACCTGCTGCGGCAGGTGGGCCGCGACTACGGCGTGCAGGCCCCCGAGGGCAACTACGAGATCGTGGGGGACCCGGGCCGCCTGACGCAGGTGTTCGTGAATCTCGTGACGAACGCGATCCGCGTGACCGGGAACGCGAATCTCGTGCGGCTGGAGATGGAACCCCGCGCGGGCGAGATCGAGGTGCGGGTCGTGGACCGCGGGCCCGGCGTGCCGGACGCCGTCAAGCCGCGCATCTTCGACAAGTTCTACCGGGGCAAGGAGGCCGGGTCGGCCGGGCTGGGCCTGACGA is a window of Deinococcus grandis DNA encoding:
- a CDS encoding sensor histidine kinase is translated as MTDALPGSGEPLRVLHLEDSELDHELVTMHVETELPWPVDFTRVEDEPEFLRALSEVRPHLILSDFALPSYDGLSAFRAAHAQAPSVPFIIVTGAMGEETAVDTLREGVTDYILKQRLERLPSSIRRALNEVETRTQRERAEREVRELNDRLRARLDEVERLRNTAERQSQRLEIQAKQLEEALNLQKTFLAETSHELRTPLTALHGYLRRAEREAGGSQTLQDAQRVAENMTRLVNDLLQLSRGELVQSIEMHFTNLGNLLRQVGRDYGVQAPEGNYEIVGDPGRLTQVFVNLVTNAIRVTGNANLVRLEMEPRAGEIEVRVVDRGPGVPDAVKPRIFDKFYRGKEAGSAGLGLTIAQQVVTAHGGVIDVTDTPGGGATFRVRLPELEEDAGDDSDGLSDLKGMDDLDMAAPGMPDTSDADGLPGQAHSDGPRGTLA